The following coding sequences are from one Ficedula albicollis isolate OC2 chromosome 17, FicAlb1.5, whole genome shotgun sequence window:
- the MAN1B1 gene encoding endoplasmic reticulum mannosyl-oligosaccharide 1,2-alpha-mannosidase isoform X2 — protein MGEVWKSITNKSLDDQRTEQEIPRLKLANPAVLPAPQKADANRGDYPELSLQKPPKPPHVRRGPSNLQIKAPRRDTKLKIQQDTMRAVEELVEADKVEKTEKTIISWRGAVIEPDQSTEPPSSKIMEPEKPSSVEAEDQKEPVPINERQLAVVEAFRHAWKGYKDFAWGHDELKPLSKSYSEWFGLGLTLIDALDTMWILGLKEEFEEARKWVANDLVFDKNVDVNLFESTIRILGGLLSTYHLSGDTLFLEKAKDIGNRLMPAFKTPSKIPYSDVNIGRGTAHPPRWTSDSTVAEVTSIQLEFRELSRLTGDEKFQKAVDEVMKHVHTLSGKNNGLVPMFINTNSGQFTHLGVYTLGARADSYYEYLLKQWIQGGKKENELLEDYMRAIEGVKKHLLQRSEPKKLTFVGELAHGHFSAKMDHLVCFLPGTLALGAHNGLAADHMKLAETLIETCYQMYAQVETGLSPEIVHFNLHAQKGHKDVEIKPADRHNLLRPETVESLFYMYRFTGDKKYQDWGWEILQNFNRYTRVPTGGYTSINNVQNPSNPEPRDKMESFFLGETLKYMFLLFSDDIDLINLDKYVFNTEAHPLPIWVPA, from the exons GTATAACAAACAAATCATTGGATGATCAGAGAACAGAACAAGAAATTCCTAGATTAAAGCTGGCAAATCCAGCTGTTCTACCAGCACCCCAGAAAGCAGATGCCAACCGTGGAGACTACCCTGAGCTTTCACTGCAG AAGCCACCAAAACCACCTCATGTTCGTCGTGGGCCTTCCAATCTTCAGATCAAGGCACCACGGAGAGACACAAAGCTGAAGATCCAACAAGATACTATGAGGGCTGTAGAAGAGTTGGTCGAAGCAGATAAAgtagagaaaacagagaaaaccaTTATCAG ctggagaggagcagtcATAGAACCTGACCAAAGCACTGAACCTCCATCTAGTAAAATAATGGAACCAGAAAAACCTTCATCTGTGGAAGCTGAAGACCAGAAAGAACCAG TGCCCATCAATGAGCGCCAGCTGGCTGTGGTTGAAGCCTTCCGCCATGCCTGGAAAGGCTACAAGGATTTTGCCTGGGGCCATGATGAACTGAAGCCTTTGTCCAAGTCTTACAGCGAGTGGTTTGGACTTGGGCTTACCTTAATTGATGCCTTGGATACCATGTGGATTTTAGGCTTAaaagaag AGTTTgaagaagcaagaaaatggGTAGCAAATGATTTAGTATTTGATAAAAATGTGGATGTGAACCTATTTGAGAGCACTATCCGTATCCTGGGTGGCTTGCTGAGCACCTACCACCTCTCTGGAGATACCCTTTTCCTGGAAAAAGCT AAAGACATTGGAAACAGGCTTATGCCAGCATTCAAGACCCCCTCCAAGATCCCATATTCTGATGTCAACATTGGTCGGGGCACTGCACATCCCCCTCGCTGGACATCTGACAGCACTGTGGCAGAGGTGACCAGCATTCAGCTGGAGTTCAGGGAGCTCTCTCGTCTCACTGGAGATGAGAAATTCCAG aaaGCTGTAGATGAGGTGATGAAGCATGTTCACACGCTCTCAGGGAAAAACAATGGCCTCGTGCCTATGTTCATAAACACCAACAGCGGGCAGTTCACCCACCTAGGGGTCTACACTCTGGGAGCCAGAGCTGACAGCTACTATGAGTATCTGCTCAAGCAGTGGATTCAgggtggaaagaaagaaaatga GCTGTTGGAAGACTATATGAGAGCCATAGAAGGAGTGAAAAAGCATCTTCTTCAGAGATCAGAACCCAAGAAGCTTACTTTTGTAGGAGAGCTTGCTCATGGCCATTTCAGTGCCAAGATg GATCACTTGGTTTGCTTCTTGCCGGGTACTTTAGCATTGGGAGCTCACAATGGACTGGCTGCTGATCATATGAAATTGGCTGAAACTCTTATAGAAACCTGCTACCAGATGTATGCTCAAGTAGAGACAGGCCTGAGCCCAGAGATTGTACACTTCAACCTCCATGCACAGAAGGGCCACAAGGATGTGGAAATCAAG cCTGCAGACAGGCACAACTTATTGCGACCAGAAACTGTGGAAAGTCTTTTTTATATGTACAGATTCACGGGTGATAAGAAATACCAAGACTGGGGCTGGGAAATCTTGCAGAATTTCAACAGATACACCCGG GTTCCCACAGGTGGTTATACTTCCATTAACAACGTTCAGAATCCCAGTAATCCAGAGCCACGGGATAAAATGGAGAGCTTCTTCCTTGGGGAAACACTCAAATAcatgtttctgctgttttcagatGACATAGACTTAATCAACCTTGACAAATACGTCTTTAACACAGAGGCTCATCCACTCCCTATCTGGGTGCCAGCATAG